A single region of the Pygocentrus nattereri isolate fPygNat1 chromosome 27, fPygNat1.pri, whole genome shotgun sequence genome encodes:
- the si:dkey-114l24.2 gene encoding uncharacterized protein si:dkey-114l24.2 isoform X2 — MWAILCICICVWACDVSSSPLRVQREARLVMNDEVNVLMYGVLQFSESLHHMYQSTAAKLARVTRAISNIENVVQRLGRDTEQAAQSEGQIKEGLGLIQAQMAALQAQSQQYRGLVNRVELEDAELKQKLINLEVDLNNFTPNRIKALQFKLKEISQLFKYLHERR, encoded by the exons ATGTGGGCCATTCTCTGCATCTGCATTTGTGTATGGGCATGCGACGTGTCCTCATCTCCGCTGAGAGTGCAGCGAGAGGCCAGGCTGGTCATGAACGACGAGGTGAACGTACTGATGTACGGCGTGCTGCAGTTCAGCGAGTCGCTACACCACATGTACCAGAGCACTGCAGCTAAGCTGGCCCGAGTTACCCGTGCCATTAGCAACATAGAGAATGTGGTGCAACGCCTGGGCAGGGACACAGAGCAGGCTGCTCAAAGCGAGGGCCAGATTAAAGAGGGGCTTGGCCTCATCCAG GCCCAGATGGCAGCGCTACAGGCCCAGAGTCAGCAGTACAGGGGACTGGTCAACAGGGTGGAGCTGGAAGATGCCGAGCTAAAGCAAAAGCTGATCAACCTGGAGGTGGACCTGAATAACTTCACCCCCAACAGAATCAAAGCACTGCAG TTCAAATTGAAAGAAATCTCTCAATTATTCAAATATCTTCATGAAAGGAGGTGA
- the si:dkey-114l24.2 gene encoding uncharacterized protein si:dkey-114l24.2 isoform X1: protein MWAILCICICVWACDVSSSPLRVQREARLVMNDEVNVLMYGVLQFSESLHHMYQSTAAKLARVTRAISNIENVVQRLGRDTEQAAQSEGQIKEGLGLIQAQMAALQAQSQQYRGLVNRVELEDAELKQKLINLEVDLNNFTPNRIKALQEVTKKHNTLLDDLISWTQQQKQQLESQNQQLAELQKQTNFVS from the exons ATGTGGGCCATTCTCTGCATCTGCATTTGTGTATGGGCATGCGACGTGTCCTCATCTCCGCTGAGAGTGCAGCGAGAGGCCAGGCTGGTCATGAACGACGAGGTGAACGTACTGATGTACGGCGTGCTGCAGTTCAGCGAGTCGCTACACCACATGTACCAGAGCACTGCAGCTAAGCTGGCCCGAGTTACCCGTGCCATTAGCAACATAGAGAATGTGGTGCAACGCCTGGGCAGGGACACAGAGCAGGCTGCTCAAAGCGAGGGCCAGATTAAAGAGGGGCTTGGCCTCATCCAG GCCCAGATGGCAGCGCTACAGGCCCAGAGTCAGCAGTACAGGGGACTGGTCAACAGGGTGGAGCTGGAAGATGCCGAGCTAAAGCAAAAGCTGATCAACCTGGAGGTGGACCTGAATAACTTCACCCCCAACAGAATCAAAGCACTGCAG GAGGTGACCAAGAAGCACAACACCCTTCTAGATGACTTGATAAGCTGGACGCAGCAACAGAAACAGCAACTGGAAAGCCAAAACCAACAGCTGGCAGAgttacagaaacaaacaaat TTTGTGTCATAA